A genomic region of Populus nigra chromosome 11, ddPopNigr1.1, whole genome shotgun sequence contains the following coding sequences:
- the LOC133668040 gene encoding uncharacterized protein LOC133668040: MRRGGGGGGGGGGGRGYGNYTNPCLTMHQPWASLLVYGIKRIEGRSWTTPIRGRLWIHAASKVPEEDTIKAMEDFYREIYAVNGITDLKFPEHYPVSRLLGCVEVVGCVKCEELASWEAVPEGVRLEGQTDFCWLCEQPQKLLVPFEMRGYQGVYNLERKIHEAAIRGLVPVKGPMPVKFPLPNPQDPFSLKPGSISVGFSGNKASVVEKSEGLSAAIAGARAAATQFNKKDQNLLSNTTTNSYSNSTSSGQPDSKSLEEDKMLESCSVGVSGEEASVPSKTEQLNPIQCEESSSRGQTREDLKQIPGASAKIFAAAVRGLKQS, translated from the exons ATGCGaagaggtggtggtggaggaggaggaggaggtggtggaaGGGGGTATGGGAACTACACTAACCCGTGTTTGACCATGCATCAACCATGGGCTTCATTGTTGGTATACGGCATCAAACGTATTGAAGGCAGGTCATGGACTACTCCTATTAGAG GCCGCCTTTGGATTCATGCTGCAAGTAAAGTTCCGGAGGAAGATACAATCAAAGCGATGGAAGACTTCTATAGAGAAATTTATGCAGTGAATGGAATTACTGACTTGAAGTTTCCTGAACATTATCCTGTTTCAAGACTTTTAG GGTGTGTTGAAGTGGTTGGCTGTGTGAAATGTGAAGAGCTAGCAAGCTGGGAGGCAGTACCTGAAGGG GTGAGGCTAGAAGGACAAACAGATTTTTGCTGGCTTTGTGAGCAGCCACAG AAATTACTAGTTCCTTTTGAGATGCGAGGCTATCAAGGTGTTTATAACTTGGAAAGGAAG ATCCATGAGGCTGCAATTAGAGGTCTTGTCCCTGTTAAAGGTCCAATGCCAGTAAAATTCCCTCTCCCAAATCCTCAAGATCCCTTTTCCTTGAAACCGGGTTCTATTTCTGTGGGATTCTCTGGCAATAAAGCATCTGTTGTGGAGAAATCTGAAGGTCTCAGTGCAGCCATTGCTGGTGCACGAGCAGCAGCTACACAGTTCAACAAGAAAGATCAAAACCTTCTATCTAATACCACAACAAATAGCTATTCCAACTCCACAAGCAGTGGTCAACCAGACAGCAAATCGTTGGAAGAAGATAAAATGCTAGAGAGCTGTTCAGTTGGAGTTTCTGGTGAGGAGGCCTCAGTTCCAAGTAAAACAGAGCAACTCAATCCCATTCAGTGTGAGGAAAGCAGTAGCCGCGGTCAAACTCGTGAAGATCTGAAACAGATTCCTGGAGCTTCTGCTAAG ATTTTTGCAGCAGCTGTAAGAGGGCTGAAACAATCATGA
- the LOC133667889 gene encoding probable terpene synthase 6 encodes MEKTNQQNNSRRKADFPPSLWGCSFASFAFPQTEFESYSRQVEELKENVKDMLMASKRDPVEHIEFINLLCRLGVSYHFDKEIENNLKEIFDDLPNLLEKHDFDLYTLSLLFRVLRQHGFKMPCVVFDKFKDNNGEFKKTIINDVKGILNLYEASFLSVHGEQVLDEALVFTKTNLESLAMQSSPRLADHIRNALIRPFQKGVPRIEARKYISFYEEEESRNDTLLKFAKIDFNRVQLLHRQELAILSRWWNDLKFSEEFPYARDRIVEIYFWANAIHFEPQYAISRMVVTKYTKIVSLLDDTYDAYASFEEIQHFSDAIERCCMDAIDQLPAEYLKVLYRALLNLFNETESDMGKQGRSYASYYVKEAFKELTRGYQVEAQWADVGHVPPFDEYVPNGLETTGYGVIMAASFVGMDEVAGEEYKWLKSNPKIMKAANMIGRLMNDIVGHEDEQKRGDCASGVECYMKQYDVSDKKAIEDIEKMVANGWKDINEDCMRPTNAPMLLLQHIVNLARVTDAVYGDDDDAYTIPLSLKDYVTLLYVEQVPMC; translated from the exons atggaaaaaaccAATCAGCAAAACAATTCTCGTCGAAAGGCAGATTTCCCACCAAGCTTGTGGGGTTGTAGCTTCGCTTCATTTGCCTTCCCACAAACG GAATTCGAGTCATACAGCCGACAAGTAGAAGAGTTGAAGGAAAATGTGAAGGACATGCTGATGGCATCCAAAAGGGACCCAGTGGAACATATTGAATTCATTAATCTGTTATGTCGGCTTGGTGTGTCATATCATTTTGACAAAGAGATTGAAAACAACCTCAAGGAAATTTTTGATGACCTTCCTAATCTTCTTGAGAAGCATGACTTTGATCTCTACACTTTGTCACTTCTATTTCGAGTATTAAGACAGCATGGATTCAAAATGCCTTGTG TTGTGTTCGACAAGTTCAAGGACAACAATGGAGAGTTCAAGAAAACAATCATCAACGATGTCAAAGGCATCCTGAACTTGTATGAAGCTTCATTTTTAAGTGTGCATGGAGAACAGGTACTGGATGAAGCCCTTGTTTTCACAAAGACAAACCTGGAGTCTTTGGCTATGCAATCAAGCCCACGCTTAGCAGATCATATTAGGAATGCTTTGATCCGGCCCTTTCAAAAAGGCGTACCAAGAATAGAGGCTAGAAAATACATCTCTTTCTACGAAGAAGAGGAGTCTCGGAATGACACTCTACTCAAGTTTGCCAAGATAGATTTCAACCGAGTTCAGTTACTCCATCGACAAGAGCTAGCCATTCTCTCGAG GTGGTGGAATGACTTAAAGTTTTCTGAGGAGTTTCCATATGCAAGAGATAGAATTGTAGAGATCTATTTCTGGGCAAATGCAATCCATTTCGAGCCTCAATATGCTATCTCTCGGATGGTGGTCACGAAATATACAAAAATTGTATCACTGCTAGATGATACATATGATGCATATGCATCTTTTGAAGAAATACAACATTTTAGTGATGCAATTGAAAG ATGCTGCATGGATGCCATCGATCAACTACCTGCCGAGTACTTGAAAGTTCTTTACAGAGCTCTTCTGAATCTTTTCAATGAAACTGAGAGTGATATGGGAAAGCAAGGACGATCCTACGCCTCATATTACGTGAAGGAGGCA TTCAAAGAATTGACGAGAGGCTATCAAGTGGAGGCGCAGTGGGCAGATGTAGGCCATGTCCCACCATTTGATGAGTATGTGCCCAATGGATTAGAAACGACTGGTTATGGGGTAATTATGGCAGCGTCCTTCGTTGGAATGGATGAAGTTGCAGGAGAGGAGTATAAATGGCTAAAAAGTAATCCAAAAATTATGAAAGCTGCAAATATGATCGGTCGTTTAATGAATGACATAGTGGGCCATGAG GATGAACAAAAGAGGGGAGACTGTGCATCCGGTGTTGAATGCTACATGAAACAATATGATGTCTCGGACAAGAAAGCAATTGAAGACATAGAAAAGATGGTTGCAAATGGATGGAAGGACATCAATGAAGATTGCATGAGGCCAACTAATGCTCCAATGCTTCTTCTTCAACATATTGTTAACCTTGCTCGAGTTACTGATGCTGTATATGGGGATGACGACGACGCCTACACAATCCcattaagtttaaaagattatgtcACTTTATTATATGTTGAGCAAGTGCCTATGTGCTAA